The sequence below is a genomic window from Dictyostelium discoideum AX4 chromosome 5 chromosome, whole genome shotgun sequence.
TCATAATAGAAGAAACTTTGTGAAGTCTTAATTTTTCCAATCTATCTTCATTATTCTCTGGAAGAAATGGTGAATCAGTTGCTAATCTTAAATCTCTATCTGTGATAATTCCTTTTAGATTAcctaaataaattaaaaaataaaaaaaaaaaaaaaaaaaaaaaaaaaaaaaaaaaaaaaaaatttagttttcttttttaaaagtataaagtttatactttttttataattaataaaataattaccgTCATTGTCAACTACTGGTAATCTATGAATTGAATTGGcatttaaactttttaagGCAACATCTAAAGTTGTATCTAAATTAATagtaaataatgatttactcattaattgtttaacttttaaattggattggttcattttttataaagaaattaaatatatgttaatgttttattattttaaaagaaaaaaagaaaaagaaaaagaaaaagaaaaagaaaaaaaaaaaaacttaccaaGAACTTTCAtagtaattatttatttttattttcaaaacaaaaaaaaaataaattaaaaaaaaaaaaaaaaaattaataaaaaaaaataaaaaataaaaagtaaataaaaaataaattaaaaataaataaaaaataaataaaaaataaataaaaaataaaaaatttaaaaaaaataattaaaaaaaaaaaaaaaacaataaaaaatttaaaaaaaaggggtGAAGATCACCGATTaggaaatttattaataaataataaatttcatttaatgtgtttaaaatattcattGTATTTTATAATGATCAATTATCTTTTTtgcaatttaaaaaaaataaaaataaaaataaaaaaaaaaaaaaaaagatagggacaaaaataaaaaaaacaataattaaaaaaagataaatactgctctattttatttctaatgtttaaaaaaaaaaaaaaattaaaaaataattggatACAGataagaaaataattaaaataatggtgttctaattttatatttatttttattgttattattttatttgttttattattattgttattatattatttttttttttattttattttttgtaattttttaaaattacatttaGAAATCATCTAATTCAATCTTTAAATCTACTTCTATTGGTCTAACTTTAGTATTATTtgaactaccaccaccataaaaagatttagaattaccactaccaccactgtAAACACTCTTTGGCATTGAGAGTGCAAACTTATCATTATTCTCTGGATCATCTCTTGTATCTAAATAGGCAATTATATCACCATCCTTTAATAGATATGGCTTACCTCTTAATTCTAAAACTGTTgaattttctttctttttatttgaagGTGGAGGTGGTGGAGGTGCtggtattgatttattatctaTTTGTTCAGTTTCAACTATTGATacagatgatgatgatgttgttgagtttattgttgttgttgttgttgttgttgctgctgttgttgttgttgctgctgttgttgttgctgttgttgagtTTATTGAGTTTATTATAGTTTCAGTTTCTACTATTgatactttattattatcaaccgATTCAATGGTAACAGTTGAAGCATTTTGTTCagattgttgtggttgttgatcAACATCTTGAGGAGCACCACAACAAGcatcaataataacaatattatcTAAAGCCACTGAACTActagatgatgaagataatgtTTGTCTTTCTTCAATTATTCTCCATGgattagttttattatttgggaAATACTTGTAAAGACGTAAGAATTGTTGATCGATATCAAAAGTGACTGAAATTTGATCagttaaatctttaatagTTTTACCTTTGAAAGTGATTTGTTTTGCAGGATATTCAAAAGATTGTTCTTGTGGTACTCTCTTATGAACATAAAGTAATAACGGTGGTACTAATTTAACA
It includes:
- a CDS encoding CBS domain-containing protein (Similar to cystathionine-beta-synthase), whose translation is MKVLVKQLMSKSLFTINLDTTLDVALKSLNANSIHRLPVVDNDGNLKGIITDRDLRLATDSPFLPENNEDRLEKLRLHKVSSIMKQNPVTIEDFSPVVEAAKLMRVTNVGGLPVLDKKGRLIGMVTRSDLLDLLIKVLEPVPPQS